Proteins co-encoded in one Hyphomicrobiales bacterium genomic window:
- a CDS encoding heparinase II/III family protein → MPTATTFSDRLKLMQLNIEHQAIGLYKLATYNPLGRLRLMGSADNELFIAPQDISTTDPTRASDLYQGYYSLCGYTVNCGGQSPFEIQGQPKKWEEALHEFSWLKHLRAAETSVSRIQARTLVEDWIRVYGSLHSMTASPRIMSKRVIAWLSHSPLLLQDCDHEFYQRFMRSLTKQVRLLRSTHNKTPAGMSRMYTGIALAYASVCMGKDEKTIHSGLKRLDHELTSQILPDGGHIGRNPSNLIVIMSMLMPLRQAIISRDIVPSDVMIAAIDRIMPMLRFFRLGDGTFAKFNGMGHTPIDLVSTMLAFDDAKGTPVLNAKHSGYQRLEANRTIVVMDTGELPPQNVSGEMHAGCLSFELSDGADRMIVNCGSAANVNIQNNQSLAEIARSTAAHSTLSINEASSSRFLPEQKYNHLSGVPILSGPKKVKCDRKLHQDYTMITAKHDGYVSHFNVCHHREIQLDTTGTVLTGRDKMLHGNGTSISPDSKHSFQLRFHLDSNVAAHAGSDNTIDLKLPSGQRWLFTCENHPVELTDTINISDIYGTKPAFQILMQGSLAKTSILNWTFQRLS, encoded by the coding sequence TTGCCAACCGCAACCACTTTTTCTGATCGGTTGAAACTGATGCAACTCAACATAGAGCATCAGGCCATCGGCTTGTATAAACTCGCGACCTATAACCCGCTGGGAAGATTGCGTCTTATGGGGTCGGCTGACAATGAGCTTTTTATCGCCCCGCAAGATATTTCAACCACTGATCCTACCCGCGCTTCAGATTTATATCAGGGCTATTATTCACTGTGTGGATACACAGTAAACTGCGGTGGGCAATCGCCTTTTGAAATACAAGGTCAGCCGAAAAAGTGGGAAGAGGCCTTGCACGAATTTAGCTGGCTCAAGCACTTACGAGCCGCAGAAACATCTGTCTCGCGCATACAAGCCCGCACATTGGTCGAAGACTGGATAAGAGTTTACGGATCATTGCACAGCATGACGGCCAGCCCCCGCATCATGTCAAAACGGGTCATTGCATGGCTCAGCCATTCGCCTTTACTCCTTCAAGATTGCGACCATGAATTTTATCAACGGTTCATGCGTAGCCTTACAAAGCAAGTGCGTCTTCTTCGTTCCACCCATAATAAAACCCCTGCTGGCATGTCACGTATGTATACAGGCATTGCTCTTGCCTATGCGTCGGTCTGCATGGGAAAAGATGAAAAAACCATCCATTCAGGGCTCAAACGACTTGATCATGAATTAACCAGCCAAATTTTGCCAGACGGCGGTCATATTGGACGCAACCCGTCCAATTTGATTGTCATCATGTCCATGCTTATGCCCCTTCGCCAAGCCATCATATCGCGCGACATTGTGCCAAGCGATGTCATGATTGCTGCCATTGATCGCATTATGCCGATGTTACGGTTTTTTCGTTTGGGCGATGGAACATTTGCGAAATTTAATGGCATGGGTCACACACCCATCGACCTTGTCAGCACCATGCTTGCCTTTGATGATGCAAAGGGTACGCCGGTACTCAATGCCAAACATTCAGGCTATCAACGGCTAGAAGCAAACCGCACAATTGTGGTGATGGATACAGGCGAACTGCCGCCACAAAATGTTAGTGGTGAGATGCATGCTGGGTGCCTGTCTTTCGAACTTAGCGATGGAGCTGACCGGATGATTGTCAATTGCGGCTCAGCAGCCAACGTCAATATTCAAAACAATCAATCCCTTGCTGAGATCGCACGATCAACTGCCGCACACTCGACCCTTTCAATCAACGAGGCATCATCAAGTCGCTTTTTACCAGAGCAAAAATACAACCACCTTTCAGGTGTGCCCATTCTCTCTGGCCCCAAAAAAGTCAAATGTGATCGCAAACTCCATCAAGACTATACAATGATCACCGCCAAACATGACGGCTATGTCTCTCATTTCAACGTGTGCCACCACCGCGAAATTCAGCTTGATACAACTGGCACAGTGCTGACCGGCCGCGACAAAATGTTGCATGGAAATGGCACTTCGATTTCGCCGGACAGCAAACATTCATTCCAATTGAGGTTTCATCTTGATTCCAATGTTGCAGCACACGCTGGTTCCGACAACACAATCGACCTCAAATTACCATCCGGCCAACGCTGGCTATTCACATGTGAAAACCACCCTGTTGAATTAACAGACACCATCAATATTTCAGATATTTACGGCACCAAGCCCGCCTTCCAAATTCTAATGCAAGGCTCACTTGCCAAAACATCTATTTTAAATTGGACCTTCCAACGTCTTTCTTGA
- the purH gene encoding bifunctional phosphoribosylaminoimidazolecarboxamide formyltransferase/IMP cyclohydrolase → MAVSAITFDIPNIVPAKRALLSVSDKTGIVDFAKALVDAGIDLISTGGTRKVIEEAGLPVSDVSDITGFPEIMDGRVKTLHPSVHGALLGVRDHADHAKAMETHGIVGIDLVVVNLYPFEETVAKGADYSSAIENIDIGGPAMVRASAKNHAYVSIITDPSDYDAVLANIADQGGTTYEQRQKLAAKAFAMTASYDASVSNWFADELTIDMPTKRAIGGTLDAVMRYGENPHQQAGFYKTGEHRFGVATATQHQGKALSFNNINDTNAAFELVAEFDPEQSAAIAIIKHANPCGVAEGATLIDAYKLALRCDPVSAFGGIVAMNQTLDAQSAEEIVKVFTEVIIAPDATDEAKAIVAAKKNLRLLTTGGLPDRRAKALDVRTVAGGLLVQDKDNGVIDDIDLKVVTKRQPTEQEMQDLRFAFKIAKHVKSNAIVYVKDGATVGVGAGQMSRVDSSRIAARKAQDAAEAAGLSENLAIGSVVASDAFFPFADGLLSAAEAGATAIIQPGGSMRDDEVIAAADEAGLAMVFTGMRHFRH, encoded by the coding sequence ATGGCTGTATCTGCCATCACTTTTGATATTCCAAACATCGTACCTGCAAAACGCGCCTTGCTTTCTGTTTCAGACAAAACTGGCATTGTAGATTTCGCCAAAGCGCTTGTTGATGCAGGCATTGACCTCATTTCAACAGGCGGCACGCGCAAAGTAATCGAAGAGGCAGGTCTTCCCGTCTCCGATGTTTCCGACATTACGGGCTTTCCAGAAATTATGGATGGTCGAGTCAAAACGCTGCATCCATCAGTACATGGCGCGCTGCTTGGTGTTCGCGACCACGCTGACCACGCCAAGGCAATGGAAACGCACGGCATTGTTGGCATCGATCTTGTGGTGGTGAACCTTTACCCGTTTGAGGAAACTGTTGCTAAAGGTGCTGATTATTCATCCGCCATTGAAAACATCGATATTGGCGGTCCGGCCATGGTGCGCGCTTCTGCTAAGAACCATGCCTATGTGAGCATCATCACCGACCCTTCAGATTATGACGCCGTGCTTGCAAATATTGCGGACCAAGGTGGCACAACATACGAGCAGCGCCAGAAATTGGCTGCCAAGGCCTTCGCGATGACCGCAAGCTATGACGCAAGCGTGTCTAACTGGTTTGCTGATGAGCTAACAATCGACATGCCAACAAAACGCGCCATCGGCGGTACGCTCGATGCCGTGATGCGTTACGGTGAAAACCCGCACCAACAAGCAGGTTTTTACAAAACAGGCGAGCACCGTTTTGGCGTGGCAACAGCCACACAGCACCAAGGCAAGGCGCTATCATTCAACAACATCAATGATACGAACGCAGCCTTTGAACTGGTCGCAGAATTTGATCCTGAGCAGTCAGCAGCCATCGCGATCATCAAACACGCAAATCCGTGCGGTGTGGCAGAAGGCGCAACACTGATTGATGCTTACAAACTTGCCCTTCGCTGTGATCCCGTTTCAGCCTTTGGCGGCATCGTTGCCATGAACCAAACGCTTGATGCACAATCTGCAGAAGAGATCGTGAAAGTCTTCACCGAGGTGATTATCGCCCCTGATGCAACGGATGAAGCAAAAGCAATTGTTGCTGCGAAAAAGAACTTGCGCCTCCTCACCACTGGCGGACTACCAGATCGCCGTGCCAAAGCGTTGGATGTTCGCACTGTTGCAGGCGGATTGCTGGTACAAGACAAAGACAACGGCGTCATCGACGACATTGACCTTAAAGTCGTGACCAAGCGCCAACCAACCGAGCAAGAAATGCAAGATTTGCGTTTTGCTTTTAAAATCGCAAAACACGTGAAATCAAACGCGATTGTTTACGTAAAAGACGGTGCAACTGTCGGCGTGGGTGCAGGACAAATGAGCCGTGTAGATTCGTCCCGTATTGCTGCCCGCAAGGCACAAGACGCGGCAGAAGCAGCGGGCTTATCTGAAAACCTTGCCATTGGCTCTGTTGTTGCGTCAGACGCTTTCTTCCCATTCGCGGATGGCCTACTGTCTGCCGCAGAAGCAGGTGCGACCGCCATTATTCAACCTGGTGGTTCCATGCGTGATGATGAAGTAATTGCCGCAGCTGATGAAGCAGGTCTTGCCATGGTATTCACCGGCATGCGTCACTTCAGGCACTAA